The following proteins are co-located in the Festucalex cinctus isolate MCC-2025b chromosome 15, RoL_Fcin_1.0, whole genome shotgun sequence genome:
- the LOC144002681 gene encoding PR domain zinc finger protein 12-like: MGSVLPAEALARKSGFKCPARAALSDVITSDVLHSFLYGRWRNVLQGGEHLQADERHAGCTRTAFTAEVLAQSFVGEVQKLSSLVLPSEVIIAQSSIPGEGLGIFSKTWIKAGTEMGPFTGKVLSPEHVDLLKNNNLMWEVFNEDGTVRYFIDASQEDQRSWMTYIKCARNEQEQNLEVVQIGSSIYYKAVETIPPDQELLVWYGNTHNTFLGIPGVPGADEEQQQQQQQQKKSRNDDSQSCDSSCSPPSSSSSSSSSSSAGLYTSGRMRCVICHRGFNSRSNLRSHMRIHTLDKPFVCRFCNRRFSQSSTLRNHVRLHTGERPYKCHVCQSAYSQLAGLRAHQKSARHKPAAAAAAIAAGETTAQASPPLPPPPPPPQQMAPVVRHHHHHHHVPLVHHIPALVL, encoded by the exons ATGGGCTCTGTGCTGCCCGCCGAAGCTTTGGCCCGCAAGTCTGGATTTAAATGTCCGGCCCGAGCGGCGCTGTCGGACGTGATCACTTCGGACGTCCTGCACAGCTTCCTGTACGGCCGCTGGAGGAACGTCCTGCAGGGTGGCGAGCACCTGCAGGCCGACGAACGCCACGCCGGCTGCACCAGGACCGCCTTCACCGCCGAAGTGCTGGCCCAGTCCTTCGTTGGAG AGGTACAGAAGTTGTCCAGCCTGGTGCTTCCCAGCGAGGTGATCATAGCACAGAGCTCCATCCCAGGAGAAGGTCTGGGAATCTTCTCCAAGACATGGATCAAGGCCGGCACAGAGATGGGCCCCTTCACAGGCAAAGTCCTGTCCCCGGAACACGTGGACCTGCTCAAGAACAACAACCTGATGTGGGAG GTGTTTAACGAAGATGGAACTGTGAGGTACTTCATCGATGCCAGCCAGGAGGATCAACGCAGCTGGATGACTTACATCAAGTGCGCCCGCAATGAGCAGGAGCAGAACTTGGAGGTGGTCCAAATTGGCAGCAGCATCTATTACAAGGCCGTGGAG ACTATTCCACCGGACCAGGAGTTGCTGGTGTGGTATGGAAACACTCACAACACATTTCTAGGCATCCCTGGGGTGCCTGGAGCAGAcgaagagcagcagcagcagcagcagcagcagaagaagagcagaaatg ATGACTCCCAGTCTTGCGACTCCTCGTGCTCGCCGCCTTCCTCATCctcatcgtcatcgtcgtccTCCAGCGCCGGCCTATACACTTCGGGCCGCATGCGCTGCGTCATCTGCCACCGCGGCTTCAACTCGCGCAGCAACCTGCGCTCGCACATGCGCATCCACACGCTGGACAAGCCCTTCGTGTGCCGCTTCTGCAACCGCCGCTTCAGCCAGTCGTCCACGCTGCGCAACCACGTGCGCCTGCACACCGGCGAGCGCCCCTACAAGTGTCACGTGTGCCAGAGCGCCTACTCGCAGCTGGCGGGGCTGCGAGCGCACCAGAAGAGCGCCCGGCAcaagcccgccgccgccgccgctgccatCGCTGCCGGCGAGACTACCGCGCAGGCGTCGCcgccccttcctcctcctcctcctccaccccagcagatggcgccggtggtccgccaccaccaccaccaccatcatgtGCCGCTGGTGCACCACATTCCTGCCTTGGTGCTCTGA